Proteins encoded within one genomic window of Corvus moneduloides isolate bCorMon1 chromosome 20, bCorMon1.pri, whole genome shotgun sequence:
- the LOC116454060 gene encoding aldehyde dehydrogenase family 3 member A2-like: MERMQQIVGRARAAFNSGRSRPLEFRIQQLKALERMVQEKEKDILAALKADLNKCGHNAYSHEILGVLGELALTMEKLPSWAAPQPVKKNLLTMRDEAYIGYEPLGVVLVIGAWNYPFVLVMQPLIGAIAAGNAVVVKPSEVSENTARLVAELLPQYLDKDLYPVVTGGVPETTELLTQRFDHILYTGNTAVGKIVMAAAAKHLTPVTLELGGKSPCYIDKDCDLAVACRRITWGKYMNCGQTCIAPDYILCDPSIQSKVVENIKTTLKEFYGEDVKSSPDYERIINKRHFKRVKSLLEGQKIAHGGETDEASCFIAPTILTDVSPESKVMEEEIFGPVLPIVTVKSVEEAIEFINHREKPLALYVFSNNKQLIRRVISETSSGGMTANDVIMHSMVPDLPFGGVGHSGMGAYHGKHSFGTFSHRRACLIKDLKLEVVNRLRYPPGSMETMHLVKLLLVKQCNKSRVGQFISALLAAVKTLVAKVLCPRREG, from the exons ATGGAGAGGATGCAGCAGATCGTGGGGCGGGCGAGGGCCGCCTTCAACTCGGGCCGGAGCCGCCCGCTGGAGTTCAGGATTCAGCAGCTGAAGGCCCTGGAGAGGATggtgcaggagaaggagaaggacaTCCTGGCAGCCCTCAAGGCCGATCTCAACAAG tgtggGCACAATGCCTACAGCCATGAAATTCTGGgtgtgctgggggagctggcCCTGACCATGGAGAAGCTGCCATCCTGGGCAGCCCCTCAGCCCGTGAAGAAGAACCTGCTGACCATGAGGGACGAGGCCTACATCGGCTACGAGCCGCTGGGAGTGGTGCTGGTCATCGGGGCCTGGAACTACCCCTTTGTGCTGGTCATGCAGCCCCTGATCGGGGCCATTGCAGCAG GCAATGCGGTGGTGGTGAAGCCGTCGGAGGTCAGCGAGAACACGGCTCGGCTGGTGGCTGAGCTCCTGCCACAGTACCTGGACAAG gaTCTGTACCCCGTGGTCACTGGAGGAGTTCCTGAGACAACCGAGCTGCTGACCCAGAGATTTGATCACATCCTCTACACTGGCAACACCGCAGTGGGCAAAATTgtgatggcagcagctgccaagcACCTGACCCCTGTCACCCTGGAGCTGGGTGGGAAGAGCCCCTGCTACATTGACAAGGACTGTGACCTGGCTGTCGCCTGCAG GCGGATAACATGGGGCAAATACATGAACTGTGGGCAGACCTGCATTGCCCCAGACTACATCCTGTGTGACCCATCCATCCAGAGCAAGGTGGTGGAGAACATCAAGACAACTCTGAAG GAATTCTATGGGGAAGACGTGAAGTCGTCTCCAGACTATGAAAGGATCATCAATAAACGTCACTTCAAGAGGGTCAAGAGCCTGCTGGAAGGGCAGAAGATTGCTCATGGGGGAGAGACTGATGAGGCCTCCTGCTTCAtag CACCAACCATCCTCACTGATGTTTCCCCGGAGTCCAAGGTGATGGAGGAGGAAATCTTTGGACCAGTGCTGCCCATTGTGACTGTGAAGAGCGTGGAGGAAGCCATTGAGTTCATCAACCATCGGGAGAAGCCGCTTGCCCTCTATGTGTTCTCCAACAACAAGCAG CTGATCAGACGGGTGATATCAGAGACCTCCAGTGGTGGCATGACAGCCAACGATGTCATCATGCACTCCATGGTTCCAGATCTGCCCTTCGGTGGTGTGG GTCACAGCGGGATGGGCGCCTACCACGGCAAGCACAGCTTCGGGACCTTCTCTCACCGCCGCGCCTGCCTCATCAAGGACCTGAAGCTGGAGGTTGTGAACAGACTGAGGTACCCACCTGGCAGCATGGAGACGATGCATTTGGTCAAGCTCTTACTCGTGAAGCAGTGTAAcaagagcagagtgggacagtTCATCTCGGCCCTGCTGGCGGCTGTGAAAACCCTGGTGGCAAAA GTGTTGTGCCCCCGGCGAGAGGGGTGA